A single window of Toxoplasma gondii ME49 chromosome Ib, whole genome shotgun sequence DNA harbors:
- a CDS encoding hypothetical protein (encoded by transcript TGME49_207780~Signal peptide predicted by SignalP 2.0 HMM (probability 0.850) with cleavage site probability 0.711 at residue 24~Predicted trans-membrane domain (TMHMM2.0):6-29): protein MRINSGSAVLFAVGYAGWVFLCNGEVVVPAAMAQSAAGIQGTQSPPVQEGDQETDELPKVDVEIVPGRRWKTSRRALIKMKQRFKQFIHDEISKVAHEYDQQLNAVTHPPDQARHVRRSPLDVYEQLLGTPPEITHPLLKATTQQRFQAVQEHDMPTTAAPLDANVSLEGLSNLLESNTVGGALDMQQDATGNQYLKALVQGIEQ, encoded by the exons ATGCGTATCAATTCAGGCTCTGCGGTATTGTTTGCAGTCGGCTATGCTGGGTGGGTGTTCCTTTGCAACGGAGAGGTTGTCGTGCCAGCAGCCATGGCACAGAGTGCTGCCGGAATACAAGGCACTCAATCGCCACCGGTTCAAGAGGGCGaccaagagacagacgaactGCCGAAAGTTGATGTTGAAATTGTTCCTGGAAGGAG GTGGAAAACATCGCGAAGGGCGCTGATAAAAATGAAACAGCGCTTCAAGCAATTCATTCACGATG AGATTAGCAAAGTCGCACACGAATACGACCAACAGTTGAACGCGGTTACGCATCCCCCTG ACCAAGCACGGCATGTTAGGCGGAGCCCACTTGACGTTTATGAACAGCTCCTTGGAACGCCTCCGGAAATC ACTCACCCGCTTTTAAAGGCCACTACACAGCAGCGATTCCAAGCAGTTCAGGAACACGACATGCCCACTA CTGCAGCTCCACTCGACGCAAATGTCTCTCTGGAGGGGCTTAGTAATCTCCTTGAATCCAACACA GTTGGGGGTGCTCTTGATATGCAGCAGGACGCAACAGGAAACCAGTATCTAAAAGCCCTTGTCCAAGGGATAGAACAATAA
- a CDS encoding enkurin, putative (encoded by transcript TGME49_207790) → MGIKSIRDHVTANAIDNILSRPKKNSGRLFDWMKKPNYGAVPEYLKEIKNRLQLEYAYVESLRKDNSMGSFPGLSEVRVMPDSERVALLNGLKKRWNTLNSEYQNTTHIVKLDTIGKARRKEHFEEQLAAIEKYISKASKGTIVVSSG, encoded by the exons ATGGGCATCAAGTCTATTCGTGACCACGTGACTGCAAATGCCATCGACAACATATTGTCACGGCCGAAGAAAAACTCAGGAAGACTTTTTGACTGGATGAAGAAACCGAACTACGGAGCAGTTCCCGAGTACCTGAAGGAGATAAAAAACAGACTTCAGCTAGAGTATGCCTACGTCGAGTCGCTCCGGAAGGACAATTCGATG GGTAGCTTTCCGGGGTTGTCGGAAGTTCGAGTAATGCCCGATTCAGAGAGGGTTGCTCTTCTGAACGGATTGAAAAAGAGATGGAACACGCTTAACTCTGAATATCAGAACACTACCCACATTGTGAAGCTGGATACCATCGGCAAGGCAAGACGTAAAGAACACTTCGAAGAGCAACTTGCAGCTATAGAGAAGTACATCAGCAAGGCAAGCAAGGGAACAATCGTTGTTTCTTCGGGATGA